From a region of the Lactuca sativa cultivar Salinas chromosome 4, Lsat_Salinas_v11, whole genome shotgun sequence genome:
- the LOC111904453 gene encoding UDP-glycosyltransferase 85C2 yields MDTVATTEKRPHVIFIPLPSQSHVKAMLKLAQLLHHKGLQITFVNTEFIHERLVNSGGAHTLDGSDGFRFATIPDSIPRRSEEKPAMDLLLHHIETSFLAPFVELARKLPTPPTLIISDGVVSVFTIDAAKKLGIPIMLYWTVAACGFMVSYQTKSLIEKGFIPLKDESYLTNGYLETIIDWIPGMKGIQLKHLPSHIRTTNPDDKILKFITESTQNAHNVEYNIIHTFDALEANIVNALSSMFPHVYTVGPVQLLLNQIPAEEKQATMSNFDGYSLWKEEPECLQWLESKEPKSVIYVNFGSSTVMSLQDLTEFGWGLANSNHYFLWIIRSGLVVGESAVLPPEFEEYIKEKGFIASWCPQEKVLEHPSIGGFLTHGGWGSTIESLSAGVPMICWPYGWDQPTNCRYIYKEWEVGLEMVKDVKREDVSKLVHELMLGEEGHRMMNKAMEWKEKAYAATGPSGSSSLNVHKLVEEIVMLSRN; encoded by the exons ATGGATACAGTGGCGACAACTGAGAAGAGGCCTCATGTCATCTTTATTCCATTACCTTCACAAAGCCACGTAAAGGCCATGCTCAAACTAGCGCAGCTTCTTCACCACAAGGGACTCCAAATTACCTTCGTTAATACAGAGTTCATCCACGAGAGGTTGGTCAACTCTGGTGGTGCCCACACGCTCGATGGCTCAGATGGTTTCCGATTTGCAACAATTCCAGACAGCATTCCTCGGAGATCTGAAGAGAAACCTGCAATGGACCTGCTTCTTCATCATATTGAAACCAGCTTCTTAGCTCCTTTTGTCGAACTTGCAAGGAAACTTCCAACTCCACCAACTCTAATCATATCTGATGGCGTGGTGTCGGTTTTCACCATTGATGCAGCAAAAAAGCTCGGGATCCCAATCATGCTCTACTGGACAGTTGCAGCTTGTGGCTTCATGGTTTCATACCAGACTAAATCTCTCATCGAGAAAGGATTTATACCACTTAAAG ATGAAAGTTACTTGACAAACGGGTATTTAGAAACCATTATCGATTGGATTCCAGGAATGAAAGGAATCCAGCTAAAGCATTTGCCCAGCCACATTAGGACAACCAATCCTGACGACAAAATTCTTAAGTTCATTACTGAATCTACACAAAACGCCCACAATGTTGAATATAATATTATTCACACCTTTGACGCGCTGGAGGCTAATATAGTCAACGCTCTTTCTTCGATGTTTCCTCACGTTTATACAGTTGGCCCTGTACAGTTGCTTCTTAATCAGATACCTGCTGAAGAAAAACAAGCCACAATGTCAAATTTCGATGGATACAGCTTATGGAAAGAAGAACCAGAGTGTTTACAGTGGCTCGAATCTAAGGAACCAAAGTCTGTGATTTATGTGAACTTTGGGAGTTCAACAGTAATGTCCTTACAAGATCTTACAGAATTCGGTTGGGGACTTGCTAATAGCAACCACTATTTCCTTTGGATAATTAGATCTGGTTTGGTTGTGGGAGAATCCGCAGTTTTGCCACCTGAATTTGAGGAGTATATTAAAGAGAAGGGTTTCATAGCAAGCTGGTGCCCACAAGAAAAAGTCCTGGAGCACCCTTCCATCGGAGGGTTCTTGACTCACGGTGGTTGGGGTTCCACCATTGAGAGCTTGTCGGCTGGGGTACCAATGATTTGTTGGCCTTATGGGTGGGATCAACCGACTAATTGTAGGTATATATATAAGGAGTGGGAGGTTGGACTGGAGATGGTAAAGGACGTTAAAAGAGAGGATGTCAGTAAGCTCGTACATGAGTTGATGCTCGGGGAAGAAGGCCACCGTATGATGAATAAGGCCATGGAGTGGAAGGAAAAGGCTTACGCTGCGACAGGTCCTAGTGGTTCATCTTCCTTGAATGTGCACAAACTTGTCGAGGAAATAGTTATGCTGTCAAGGAACTAA